ACAGAACCGGGAGGCGCCGCCCCCTCTTCGAGCGCCGCCCGGAGACGGGCAAACTCCTCGGGCGTATCGACGTCGACCGCCGCCGAGGGGGACACCTGGACCTCTTCCACCAGATCCGGATGTTGCTGAATCAAGAACCGGCCGCCCACGTCTCCCTCGAGCCGCCGCGCTTCATTAAAGAGCGCTGCGCCGATGAGCGTCGGAGCGCCTGTCACGTCCCCGTATCTGGATGCGACGATCGGCTTGTGCGTCCTTCGGTAGGCGTCGATGAGGGCGTCGATCACTTCCGGGGTCACACACGGCTGGTCCCCGAGCAGGACAACGGCTGCATCGCAGTCCGGCGAAAGCATCGAGACTCCGGCCGCGAGCGACGTCCCCATGCCCTCGCGGTAGCGGTCGTTCACGACGACGCGCACACCGGGGGCGCGAACCTCCTCGGCCATCCGGTCCGCCGTCTCCCCCACAACCACCACGATCTCCCCGCAGCGCGATGCGCGGACGTGGTCGACGACGTGCCGGAGCACGCTCCGGCCGGACAGGGTGAGCAGAAGCTTTGGCGTCCCCATCCGCGTAGATCGGCCCGCGGCGAGGACGACGCCGGCGATCACGCGTGGATCGGTCCCCGGCGGGTGCGCAGAGACGCCGCCTCCCGGTTGTACCGCACGGCGAGGATCTCGGCGGCGATGCTGAGGGCGATCTCCTCGGGTGCATCGGCCCCCGTGTCGAGCCCGACAGGCCCGTAGAGGCGCGCCCGCTGGGCGGTATCGAGCACCACCCCTTGCTGTTCGAGTTCGGCCAGCATCTTGTCGGTGCGCGCGCGGGGACCCAACAAGCCGATGTATCGCGCCGGCGACCGGAGGAGCCCGCGCAGGATCTCCAGATCGTGGAGAAAGTTGTGGGTCATCACGACCGCGAACGTCTCCCGATCGATCCGCACGGCATTGGGGACGTCGCGATCATCCACAAGGAACACTTCATCGGCCTCCGGAAACCGCTCCCGTGTGGCAAACGCCGGCCGGCTGTCGGCGACCATCACCCACCATCCCAGTTGATGCGCGAGGCGGACGAGCGGCAAGGTGTCGTGCCCCGCGCCGCAGACGAGGAGCGGGATGGGCGGCGTGAGCACCTCGATGAAGAGGTCGCCTCGGCCGCCGGCCAACTCCAGCGGCACCACCGCGGTCCGGTGTTCCGCGATCTGATCGCGGGCCGCCTGGGTCACCACGGCGTCGAGCACCGGGTCGCCCAGCGAGCCGGTCGCATGACCCTCCTGGGGCACGAATAGCCGCGACCCGACGGCCGCGCCGCCGGGGGGCGAGGCGATGAGCGTCGCGAGGGCCGCGGAGCGCCGGTGTTCAATCGTG
This portion of the bacterium genome encodes:
- a CDS encoding XdhC/CoxI family protein translates to MRELRDILTSLATLRARGEPAALATITRVKGSTYRREGARLLIRQDGTTVGSISGGCLEGDVAEAAREVMQTGQARMLTYDLTADDDAVWGLGLGCNGAIDVFVEPVRPASGLDVVALLQDTIEHRRSAALATLIASPPGGAAVGSRLFVPQEGHATGSLGDPVLDAVVTQAARDQIAEHRTAVVPLELAGGRGDLFIEVLTPPIPLLVCGAGHDTLPLVRLAHQLGWWVMVADSRPAFATRERFPEADEVFLVDDRDVPNAVRIDRETFAVVMTHNFLHDLEILRGLLRSPARYIGLLGPRARTDKMLAELEQQGVVLDTAQRARLYGPVGLDTGADAPEEIALSIAAEILAVRYNREAASLRTRRGPIHA
- a CDS encoding nucleotidyltransferase family protein, yielding MIAGVVLAAGRSTRMGTPKLLLTLSGRSVLRHVVDHVRASRCGEIVVVVGETADRMAEEVRAPGVRVVVNDRYREGMGTSLAAGVSMLSPDCDAAVVLLGDQPCVTPEVIDALIDAYRRTHKPIVASRYGDVTGAPTLIGAALFNEARRLEGDVGGRFLIQQHPDLVEEVQVSPSAAVDVDTPEEFARLRAALEEGAAPPGSV